CAGGTCGACAGCGGACTTCTCGCCGCCGTCATCGGCCAGGTTGAGGGCGGTGGACTCGCCGAATTCCTCAAGCGAAAGATCGTCGGTGGCCATCAGAAGCCCCTCCTGTCATGGGCGGCGTCAACGGGGGGGTCGGCGTGCCCGGCCTCTGCGGCCAGGGCGGCGTTGAGGGCGGCGGCGACGCGGCCTTCCGCCTCGGCCGGGTCGAATTCGGCGCGGCCGTCGGCCCATTCCAGGGCGAAGGCGGCGGCGGGCAGGTGCGGCTCGTCGCGGAACACCACGAGCCCTGAGAAGCCCGCCTGGGCGCACAGGGCCTCGACCTGGGCGCGGCCCTCGTCGTCCAGACCCGAGGCGCGGACGACCAGACGCGGCGTGGCGTCCATCTCCTGACCCAGGGCTTCGAGGGCGGCCTCGAGCGGGCGACGGGGGAAGCGGTCGAAGGCGGCCGAGGCGACGACCCGCGCGGCGGCCAGCGCCAGGTCGGCGGATTCGCGCCGGTGCGCCTCGGCCACGTTGCGCAGCAGGGTCGCGGCCTGAGACGTCGTCTGAGCCAGGATGGACAGGGCGTCGGCGCGCAGGGCCTCGACCTCGGCCAGGGCCTGCTGGCGGGCCTCGAGCCGGGCCTGGGCGACCAGGGCGTCGACCTCGGCCGGGGCGTAGGACCGCTTGACCGGCTGCCAGGTCGAGGGGCGCACCACGGCGCCGTCGGCCCCGAACTCGGTGTCGAAGACGAAAGGTCTGGCGTTGGCGGGAATGGCGGTCATGTCAGTAGATCAACTCGTCGTCGCCGCCCTGGCCGGCCAGCATGATTTCGCCGCGCGCCGCCAGGTCCTTGGCCACCTGGACCATGGCCATCTGGGCGCTGTCGACGTCCTTGAGGCGGACAGGCCCCATGGAATCCATATCCTCGCGCATGATCTTGGAGGCGCGCTCGGACATGTTGGAGAAGAACATTTCGCGCAGGGCGTCCGAGGAGCCCTTCAGCGCCAGGGCCAGTTGGTCCTTCTCGACCGCACGCAGCAGGGTCTGGACGCCGCCGGGGTCGAGGCGCGACAGATCCTCGAACACGAACATCAGGGCGCGGATGCGCTCGGCCGAGTCGCGGTTGCGTTCCTCCAGGGCGCCGATGAAACGGGCCTCGGTCTGACGGTCGAAGCTGTTGAAGATGTCGGCCATCAGCTCATGACTGTCGCGCTTGGACGTGCGCGCCAGGTTGGACATGAACTCGGTCCGGAGGGTCTGCTCGATCTTGTCCAGGATGTCGCGCTGCACCGGCTCCATGCGCAGCATGCGCTGGACGCACTCCAGGGCGAAGTCCTCGGGCAGGGCCGTCAGCACGCGCGAGGCGTGGTCCGGCTTGATCTTCGACAGGACCACCGCGACCGTCTGCGGGTATTCGTTCTTCAGATAGTTGGCGAGCACGGCCTCATTCACATTGCCGAGCTTGTCCCACATGGTGCGGCCCGCCGGACCGCGGATCTCCTCCATCAGGGCCTCGACCCGATCGGTGGGCATGAAGGACGCCAGCAGGCGCTGTGTCTGCTCGTAGGAGCCCATCAGCGAGCCGGAGCCGCCGATGCCGGAGACGAATTCGACCAGCACCTCCTCGACCACGGCGGCGGTGACATTGCCCAGCCCGGCCATGGCCTGGGAGACTTCCTTGATCTCCTCGTCGTCGAGCTGCTGCCACAGGGCGGTGTGATCCTCGCCGAGCGACAGCAGGACCACGGCCGCCTTTTCAGGCCCCGTCAGCTTCTTGGCGTCGTCGACCGCCGCCCCCTTGGACACCAGCCGCGCCATCAGGTTTCATGCATCCAGGCGCGCAGGATCGCCGTGGATTCCTCGGGGTGGGTGTCGACGAAATCGGCGACCTTCTTGATCGAGGAGGCCTTCACCTGGCCCTCGATGCGGGCGATGTCGATGCGCTGCTCCATGTCGCTGGGCCCGGACAGCATGGGCGTCCCGCCCGGCGAGGTTCCGCCGACCAGCTGGGTGTCCAGG
The nucleotide sequence above comes from Brevundimonas naejangsanensis. Encoded proteins:
- a CDS encoding flagellar assembly protein FlbE; this encodes MTAIPANARPFVFDTEFGADGAVVRPSTWQPVKRSYAPAEVDALVAQARLEARQQALAEVEALRADALSILAQTTSQAATLLRNVAEAHRRESADLALAAARVVASAAFDRFPRRPLEAALEALGQEMDATPRLVVRASGLDDEGRAQVEALCAQAGFSGLVVFRDEPHLPAAAFALEWADGRAEFDPAEAEGRVAAALNAALAAEAGHADPPVDAAHDRRGF
- the fliG gene encoding flagellar motor switch protein FliG translates to MARLVSKGAAVDDAKKLTGPEKAAVVLLSLGEDHTALWQQLDDEEIKEVSQAMAGLGNVTAAVVEEVLVEFVSGIGGSGSLMGSYEQTQRLLASFMPTDRVEALMEEIRGPAGRTMWDKLGNVNEAVLANYLKNEYPQTVAVVLSKIKPDHASRVLTALPEDFALECVQRMLRMEPVQRDILDKIEQTLRTEFMSNLARTSKRDSHELMADIFNSFDRQTEARFIGALEERNRDSAERIRALMFVFEDLSRLDPGGVQTLLRAVEKDQLALALKGSSDALREMFFSNMSERASKIMREDMDSMGPVRLKDVDSAQMAMVQVAKDLAARGEIMLAGQGGDDELIY